A DNA window from Tissierellales bacterium contains the following coding sequences:
- a CDS encoding transcription repressor NadR yields the protein MDSKERRKEILRLLKEKDNPIKGIDLANKLGVSRQIIVQDIAILRAKGERILATPQGYIIPMEKENKLVKTIVCKHTKNEEIEDELKIIVDMGGKVLDVVVEHPLYGEIKSPLMISSRLDVFQFMKNLERTKAEPLSTLTEGIHIHSIEVENEKILENIKEALKKKNYLIDLE from the coding sequence ATGGATTCTAAGGAAAGAAGAAAAGAAATACTTAGGCTATTAAAGGAAAAAGATAATCCAATTAAAGGAATAGATTTAGCGAATAAACTAGGGGTTAGCAGACAAATAATAGTACAAGATATTGCTATTTTAAGAGCAAAAGGAGAAAGAATTTTAGCTACTCCTCAAGGTTACATTATTCCAATGGAGAAGGAAAATAAACTGGTTAAAACTATAGTTTGCAAGCATACAAAAAATGAAGAAATAGAAGATGAGTTAAAAATCATAGTAGATATGGGAGGTAAAGTTTTAGATGTAGTAGTTGAACACCCTTTATATGGAGAAATAAAAAGTCCTTTAATGATAAGTTCAAGATTAGATGTATTTCAATTTATGAAAAACTTAGAAAGGACCAAGGCAGAACCTTTATCTACATTAACAGAAGGAATCCATATTCATTCTATTGAAGTAGAAAATGAAAAGATATTGGAAAATATTAAAGAAGCTTTAAAGAAAAAAAACTACTTGATTGACTTAGAATAA
- a CDS encoding PTS sugar transporter subunit IIC — protein sequence MNQEKSTKGNKIKEYLINVFNGMALGLFSSLMTGLIIKQIGGFLKVDLIITFGEITQYMMGPAIGAGVAYSLNAPPLGIFASVATGAIGAGTIGLNSGELAIQVGEPVGALVAVLVGAEFSKLIQGKTKVDIVLVPISTVLVGGLTGYYIAPAVSGLMTFIGNIINFATELQPIPMGILVSILVGIALTLPISSAALAISLGLNGLAAGAATVGCCAQMIGFAVASYEDNGFGGFIAQGIGTSMLQIPNIIRNPRIWIPPIIASAILGPISTTVFKMESNMIGAGMGTSGLVGQFALIDTMGSSPKVFISILLMHFILPGVISYLISKWMKENGHIKAGDMKLN from the coding sequence TTGAACCAAGAAAAATCAACTAAGGGAAATAAGATAAAAGAGTATCTCATTAATGTATTCAATGGCATGGCTTTAGGGCTTTTTTCTTCTTTAATGACTGGGCTTATTATTAAACAAATAGGAGGATTTTTAAAAGTAGATTTGATAATTACCTTTGGAGAAATCACCCAATATATGATGGGACCAGCTATAGGGGCAGGAGTGGCATATAGTTTAAATGCTCCTCCTTTAGGGATATTTGCCTCAGTAGCTACTGGCGCTATAGGAGCAGGTACTATAGGCTTAAATAGCGGGGAATTAGCTATACAAGTCGGTGAACCAGTAGGTGCCTTAGTGGCAGTTTTAGTTGGAGCAGAATTTTCAAAACTTATTCAAGGAAAAACTAAAGTAGATATAGTTTTAGTACCTATTTCTACAGTTTTAGTAGGAGGATTAACTGGTTATTATATAGCGCCAGCAGTAAGTGGTCTAATGACCTTCATTGGTAATATAATTAATTTTGCCACTGAATTACAACCTATACCTATGGGTATACTAGTATCTATATTAGTGGGTATTGCTTTAACTTTGCCTATAAGTAGTGCAGCCTTAGCTATATCTTTAGGATTAAATGGTTTGGCAGCAGGAGCTGCTACTGTTGGTTGCTGTGCCCAAATGATAGGCTTCGCCGTAGCTAGCTATGAAGATAATGGATTTGGTGGTTTTATAGCCCAAGGTATAGGAACCTCAATGCTTCAAATACCTAATATAATTAGAAATCCACGAATTTGGATACCTCCAATAATTGCATCAGCTATTTTGGGGCCCATTTCAACTACAGTTTTTAAAATGGAAAGTAATATGATAGGTGCAGGTATGGGGACTAGTGGACTAGTTGGGCAATTTGCCTTGATAGATACTATGGGTTCTAGCCCTAAGGTTTTTATATCAATACTTTTAATGCATTTCATTCTTCCGGGAGTTATTTCTTATTTAATATCTAAATGGATGAAGGAAAATGGCCATATTAAAGCAGGAGATATGAAATTGAATTAA
- the serS gene encoding serine--tRNA ligase: MLDIRRIRKSPEEVKKGLAKRNEEYNIDEILEIDEKRRKLLFEVENMKAEQNKVSKEIPKMKKEGRDISSLLEEMKKLSANVKAIDEKVKKIDEELKDLLLHIPNIPHEDVVKGETDEENVEIRKIGEPIEFTFEPKAHWDLGVDLDILDFERASKVTGARFTVFKDKGALLERALINFMLDLHTVDQNYKEVSTPFMVNRVSMTGTGQLPKFAEDAFGVPSKDYFLIPTAEVPVTNLHRDEILKEGMLPMYYTAYSPCFRQEAGSAGRDTRGLIRNHQFDKVELVKFVKPEESYEELEKLTADAEEVLKLLGLPYRIVMLCTGDLGFSSAKTYDIEVWMPSYNRYVEISSCSNFEDFQARRANIRFRREDNKKLEYVHTLNGSGLAVGRTTAAILENFQQEDGSIFIPEALRPYMRGLEKIER, from the coding sequence ATGTTAGATATTAGAAGAATAAGAAAAAGTCCAGAAGAAGTAAAAAAAGGTTTAGCTAAAAGAAATGAAGAATACAATATTGATGAAATCTTAGAAATAGATGAGAAAAGAAGAAAGCTACTTTTTGAAGTAGAAAACATGAAAGCTGAACAAAATAAGGTTTCAAAAGAAATTCCCAAAATGAAAAAAGAAGGTAGGGATATATCCTCTCTATTAGAAGAAATGAAAAAATTATCAGCAAATGTAAAGGCTATAGATGAAAAGGTTAAAAAAATCGATGAAGAACTTAAAGACTTACTGCTACATATACCTAATATACCTCATGAAGATGTAGTAAAGGGCGAAACTGATGAAGAAAATGTTGAAATAAGAAAAATAGGAGAACCTATAGAATTTACTTTTGAACCAAAAGCCCACTGGGATTTAGGTGTAGATTTAGATATATTAGATTTCGAAAGAGCATCTAAGGTTACAGGTGCTAGATTTACTGTATTTAAAGATAAAGGCGCTTTGTTAGAAAGAGCTTTAATAAATTTCATGTTAGATTTACACACTGTGGATCAAAATTATAAAGAAGTATCAACTCCTTTTATGGTAAATAGAGTAAGTATGACAGGAACTGGCCAACTTCCTAAGTTTGCAGAAGATGCTTTTGGTGTCCCTAGTAAGGATTACTTCTTAATTCCAACAGCAGAAGTACCTGTTACAAATCTTCATAGAGATGAAATACTTAAAGAGGGTATGTTGCCAATGTACTATACTGCATATTCTCCTTGTTTTAGACAAGAAGCAGGTTCTGCTGGTAGGGATACTAGAGGTTTAATTAGAAATCATCAGTTTGACAAAGTAGAGTTAGTTAAATTTGTAAAGCCTGAAGAGTCTTATGAAGAATTAGAAAAGCTAACGGCAGATGCTGAAGAAGTATTAAAACTTTTAGGTTTACCTTATAGGATAGTAATGCTTTGTACTGGAGATTTAGGTTTTTCCTCTGCAAAAACTTATGATATTGAGGTTTGGATGCCTAGTTATAATAGATATGTAGAAATATCTTCTTGCAGTAATTTTGAAGATTTTCAAGCAAGAAGGGCTAACATTAGATTTAGAAGAGAGGACAATAAAAAATTAGAATATGTTCATACTTTAAATGGTTCTGGTTTAGCGGTAGGTAGAACTACAGCAGCTATTTTGGAAAATTTCCAACAAGAAGATGGTTCTATTTTTATACCGGAAGCATTGAGACCTTATATGAGAGGATTGGAAAAGATAGAGAGATAG